DNA sequence from the Vanrija pseudolonga chromosome 7, complete sequence genome:
GGTGGTCACCTCAACCACTCGGTGGGTACGAGGctgacgaggtcgccgagctttGAAGCACATGAAgcaccaagctcgacgagcacccTTCCCCCccgctaacacccccagctCTTCTGGGTCAACCTCGCCCCCACCGGCTCAGCCCAGACCAAGCCCCCCACctctggcgcgctcgcccagcagATCCAGAAGGACTTTGGCTCTGTTGACAACCTCATTGCCGAGGTCAACGCCGCCACCCTCGGCATCCAGGGCtcgggctggggctggctcGGCTACAACAAGAAGagcaaggtgctcgaggttGTCACGACCGCCAACCAGGACCCCCTGCTGAGTGAGTTGTGCGTTCCGGTCACCTAGCTCACGCGCAGCCCACGCCCCCATCATTGGCATTGACATCTGGGAGCACGCCTTCTACATTGACTACAAGAACGTCAAGGCTGACGTGAGTGCCCCACCCTTGGTTGTTTGTTGACACCCCCGCAGTACCTCAAGAACATCTGGGCCGTCATCAACTgggaggaggccgccaagcgctTCGACGCTGCCGTCTAAGCGCGCCGGCGTAAAGCCGTCTCCGCTGCTCTGGGTTGAAGAGTAGACAAAAGTCGTAGCAGAAAGATGTTGATGAATGAAGTGTGAACGGAAGCAAATGGGCCAGGAGTTGTTGCCACTGACGATAATGTTGAAAGTGGGCGTGTTGTTGAGCTCGACTTGTTGTGACTTTGTTTCTATCTCTTTGCGCACAACTGTATCtctccgccgtcgtcaaaAACTCGTCGCCACCATGTCGTACTTTATGACCCAGTAAGTGTCCTCTGGCTGTGCCCTGCGTCAGCCTATAGCCCTTGGCTCAAGCCTCGCGttcgctcgctccgctcgctcgaaAGCTGACGCTCAGCCTCCACTCGGGCTGGCACGTCGACCAGGCCATCCTGGTGGAAGAAGACCGCGTGGTGTGCATCCGCTTCgggcacgaccacgaccccGAGTGCATGGCgatggacgaggcgctgTACGGCGTGAGCGAGAAGGTGTCCAACTTTGCCATCCtgtacctcgtcgacgtgacCGAGGTGCCCGACTTTACGAAGATGTACGAGCTGTACGACCAGTGCACGCTCATGTTCTTCTACCGCAACAAGCATATCATGATCGATCTGGGCACGGGTAACAACAACAAGATGTGAGTTGGGTCGGGGGAGAGGACAGGGCAAGGCTGATGGTGGCATAGCAACTGGGCTGTTACCGACAAGCAGGAGCTCATCGACATCATCGAGACGGTGTACCGCGGTGCCTCCAAGGGCCGTGGTCTGGTCGTCGCGCCAAAGGGTGGGCTTGTCGTCGTGAGGatgctggctggtggctAAATGTGCAGACTACTCGACGAGACACAAGTACTAGGCGGGGTCTCGACGGGCCACCCCGACGCGACACGGCACGACTCAGACGACACGACACTGGCGATAGCGCTCGCACAGAGCGAGAGATACACTGGCCTGCTGGCACACCCAGTGGCCACACACGTTGTGATGCATTGCATATGATAGTATGATGTTTGGGTGGTTGATATTATGCCCTTGGGGCCTTTCAGAACGATCGCCAGTGACTGCCGTCATGACCGCCCTCTCACTGGGCACACCCGGGGCACGTATGCAGCGTGTCATGGACACTGCAGCGTCAGCACACTGTCACGCACACCCACCGCTTCACGCACTACAAGTCGCAGTCCATGCAAAAGTCGTTGGAGCACTTGGCACAACGGTACCGCCCAGTCGGGCtgatgccgtcgtcgacatgtGCCGCTGCGTCTGGGCCGAGGCTGGAGAGCTGGGGAGTGTCAGCTGGGCGCTCGTACGATCGATGCAGCTACACACCAATGGGAACGCCGTGTCACAGCCAAAGCACGCTGGAAcaagctcggcctgcaccgcgccggcgtcacTGACTAACCCATAGTTGGCGACAGGGAAGAGCAGCCAGAAGCTGAGGTGTGAGTAAGTTGGCAACGCAGACACGGTGGGGACGCCCTCACCTTCGGGCCAGATGCGGGCTGCTGACCACCATCAGGCAGCACACATCGCAGTCGGTCGGTACGTCACACAACTTGGACCCGCACCGAGGGCACATGTACCCTCCGCGCTTGAGAAGACCGTGGCACGCACAGAATCCCTCGCccgcagcaggcaggcgtGTGGGGAAGCCCATGACCATGAGATCTCcagcgggcgcggggcgatTCGCGCCCCCAGCCGCACCTCTGCCACCGCGATTAAGCGCATCACGGACATTGAGCgtgacgggcgcggcgatcGTTTCAGCTGGCGGAGGGATCGTCTCCCACAACAAGTCACGGTAGTGGTCCTCGTCAATAGCCACGCCGAACCGCCCGCCCGTTCTCTCCGCAATCTGACGACAAATCTTGATCTCGGCGGACAGCGAGATGATAGTCGTGCGGACTCGCGCCTGCACGAGCTCCGCCAACACCTGGTGGATGTTCTGCGGTCCGTCTGGGTCGGCCGTCGAGATGGCGCTGAACAGGACCAGAATCTCTAAGCTAGACGTCGTGGGCAGATGGCTCATCGAGCCCCGCGCCATCGTCAAGCCATTCTGCAGGCTTGGCTCGCCCGAGGGCTCCAGAGCACGCTTGTCCTCGAGTGCCTTTACCACGTCCTGCGGGTTGCCTGGGAAGGGGCCGGGGTGAGCTTCCTTCACCCGACGCCATTTATAGGCACCCACCTCCTATAGGCACGAGGACCTCTGCGAGTCGGTCCCGCAGGAGGATGACGCCGACCTGCCCAAGTGGGTTCTGGTCAAACCACTCGACGACAAACGCACGCAGGTATTGCAGCGTCAGTTCAAACCTGCCGCTCGTTAGAGTCATACACGCGTCGTACGTCGGGCGACATACCGCGAGGGGCGAAAGTCCTTGTCCCGCATCGACTCGGAGAGGTCCACAATGATAAACATGTGCCGCACCAGAGACCGGCGCAGAGGTGCCTCGGATTGGAGAGCCCTGTCGGTGGCAACGTCAGCTctctgctcggcgccgcctttCCCCCGAACCCCGGCGTGCACACATGCTATGCTCTGCCCGGCGCACCCGGCCACGTCCCGGCGAGGGACAGGTACAGCGTGGGGGCCGCGCAAGCAAGCAAACAAGCATGTAAAGCGGGGAGCGTGCATtacacgcgctcgccgtggtTTCGCACGCTTAATTTGCCAAGACGGGACGCTGCGACGAGATCTGTTTCGGAGTCGTCGCTGCGTGCACCATGTGGAGCCCGACACGCACCTCTTTCGCCTTCGCTGGGCAACGTAACTGTCGACGGCCGACTGGAGGCCACCCTGTTCGTCCTCTTGGACGACATCCCAACTGCGCTTGTAGGTTGCCTCCCATGCGTTGATCGAGTCCTTTCCCTTTCCCTTCTTGGAGCTCGAGGCTTCCTTGCTGCTCcctcctgcgccgcggcggccgcgagaTGGGCCTgggcggtcgaggtcgtcatcAGAGTCGAGTTCTGACCTCGGCGAGTCTGCCCCTGGATCGTAGAGGAGGTCGTCCGAGGGCATTTTTGTTGAGGTGGTGGAGAGAGTGTTTTGAACAAAAGGAAGATGAGCGGCGCGGTGAACGGAATTGTTATGTCGTCACGGCGGATTGGGTTGTAGGTGACTAGACTTGATGGGATGATTGTAATAGGCCACGTGACTCGAGTAATAGCACCAGTGTTCTGGATTTATTCTCCGTGTCGCGGATTGTATATTCAGGATCTGGTGTAGGTAACAAATGTCGTTATTGGCTGATGGGTGGCATGGTGGTTGGCCCTTGGAGACGATCGGATCCAGCATGACGCTTGTACACGCGCAGCGCAGTAGTTATTACTCTggccccgtgccgccgccgccgccgccgcatggcTTTTGCCTTGActtgccgcccccgcctcgtcTCGCCAATGAACTATGCAAACCCctggttggctggctggcttgctGTCTGGCCGGCGCACACCTCTCCTCCCTCTTGCCATGGCAGTCGGCCCGGCCGCGTGCAATGTCCTGGATTCCTGCCGCCTTGCTCTGCTGCCCCGCACGCGATGCCAATGCCAatgcccgtcgccgtgcactcccccccctcccccttgcCCCCCTCTCGCCTGCCTCGTCTCGCCTACCGACACCAGATCAGATCCTGAACTGGCTGGctcacgacgacaacggGATACACGCTGCTGTTGCACCCACATgacccgctcgctcgctcgaaACGCCCACTCACCGGCGCGGGCTTGAACCTACCATGATTGCGAGCCGCTACGGCCTGctctcctgctcctgctcctgctgctcaTACTGCGAATGTCGCTCCTACACAGCCGTCAGCCGGCCATCGCGCACACACATGACGCGCCGCTGCGTGCTCTGCTGCAACCTGACCCCAGACTGACTGTCCCCGGGCCGCGGGACCTCGATCTCTCTCTCGTTGGTCCAAGGTCCCAAGAGCGTCTCTGGGTCTGCCTCCACCGACGAGGATACAATCTCCCCTTGTCCCCCCTTGGCTCTCTCGCGCTCTCTGTGCCCAGCCCGGCTCACATTgccttccctcctccccctcgttGTCCACACAATCGTCACCGGCTGGCCCTTGCCCCTCTCGCCTCTCCGCCCCTCTCTGCCCCTCGTATCCCATCTCATATCTCTTCACGACCAGTGCCCCAAAgtgcatcatcatcatcatcatcatcatcgtaATCAtacatcatcatcatcactgCTTGCACACGACGAAGTttccccctcgtcgccctctccCTTCCCCCCGTCTCGGCGCTTTCCCAAAAGGTTGTCTTGCGACGACTACCTAAATCGCCCAAACCGGTCCATTTCTATCCGCGGCGCGTTGGTCTGAAACGCCAAGGTGTGGAATAAAGTGCGCTGTGGTAGCCAGCCCAACGACGGTTTGAACGGAAACCCCTATAACCTCCCTCCTGGCGCCAAAGTCGAGCGACAAGAGGATCCGCCGTgcgcgctgcggctgccgtGAGTGGTCTGGTCTGGCTCGTGGTCTGGTCTGGCTCTTAGGTCTTTTGGTCGGTCGGCTGTCGTCTTCCACCCCTGCCCACCTTCCTTCGCATCGCTCCCCTACCCTCCCCCCTCCAACCCTCCCCATCTTGTCTCTCATTTGCTTGCTTGTCACACTGTCCACTCCCCgaccctcccccacccacccccttcAACCCCGCAGTCCTTTTGACAGTGTCCTGCTTTGGATATTACCCGACCGTGACCACGCTACACACACGGCAACGGCacgcggctcggcgcgaaAACCGTGTCATTACAGCGCGGACCAGACATTGCATCCACCATCGCACACCCTTGCTCGCTTCGGCATCCCCCTTCACCATCCCTATCTCCCCTCCCTCACTCTACTACCTACTCGGCCTTGTTCTCACATTCTTCATCAGTGCATATCACTCTAGACTCTCATCATACGCATCGACCACGACCGCATAAACGATCACGAAGCCATTACATTTGGCACGCCATTTCGACACCCGAGCATGCTCTAGTTTGGCGGGCCACCCCGCCTTCACTACAGCCGCGACACGTCTTTAACCCGCCTTCCCCAACCCGTCGCCCATCGTTCGCTGGCAACTGCGGCTTCCCCAATCATCCCGCACCACATGGCCAGTGGTGGTGCCGTCGCCCCACCACACCCGCCGACCGGCGGGGGTTCATCCTCTCCGCCTGGACAAGCAGGCAACAAGGATCGCAAGAAGTCTGCTCACTGGACCGATTCAGATACAGAGGTGCTCATCAATGTCTTGTTACGGCATCGTGAAACTGGAAGAACGACCGACAATGGCTTCAAACCCGGCGTCTGGGACGAAGCGTCTGGTCTCTTGGAGAGAACCATGTATATGGGAGGACCCAAGACGCCAGATGCATGTAAGAGCAGATGGCAGCGACTTCAACGCGACTACAAGGTCGTCCGCGAACTCGAGGCACTGCGCGGCTTTTCCTGGGATCGCAACCAGCACCGGTTACACGCCAGCGAGGAAGCCTGGGAAGCAGCGGAAAAGGTGAGATGCCGCGCCATGCCCCATGTCGTCCCGCGTtggtcgtcatcgtcgcgcCCTCGTACATCACGCTCGGGGTCACTCTGCGTCACCAGAAATAACGCTAACACGCATGCTCTACGCAGATCACAGAAGCCAAGAAGTACAAGAAGATCCACCTGCCATGCTACGATCAGCTGGCAATATTGTGTCCAGCCGAGAACCTGCGCACCCGCCCACGACTTTCACGACCTCGAGTGTCATCCACGTCGCTGGCATCGGATGGCTCAGCAGTCGTGTCGATGAACATTACCCCAACGACGGCAACGAACCCATCGGCTACCACCATCGTTGGCGCCCTTTCAGTGGCCGAGTCTGTGCACCACGACCATGCCAAGATCCTGAACGCTACCCACGGACATCATGATcagcaccaacaacaacatgcGCTGCACCAGTCGGGAAACTCAAACCTTATGTGGCCAGAAGCCGATGATACTAGCATTGAGCGTATTGATGCCTCATTTACGCTCCCTGACAGTGTGAGTAGTGCCTGTCCTGGCGGAGAGCGGGTGTGGCGTGGTGACAACCTCCCTAACCATCGCGCAGTCCCAGCATGCGTTTTCAGTGCAACACAAACGCCTACCGCCTCCATATGATTCGGCGCTCCTTTCtggtgcggcggctgccCAGCTCTCGCCCAAGCGTCAGCGCACAAACTCTGGCAACGCCCGCCGCACTGGCCTCCCCCATCAAACGACCCAAGCGTCTGCACTCTCAtcacaacagcagcagcaccagcagcatcagcagcagcatcagcagcagcagcaccagcagcagcaacagcagcaacagcagcagcaacaacagcagcaacagcaactGTACCAGATGCCGATCGACACTCAACGAACAAATCCGTTGTCTCAGACGCATACCCCGCAGCACCAGCTGCCGCCTCatcaccaaccaccaccaccaccacacacatcacatccacctcctccccctcaaGCGCATCAGCACGCGCAGGCTCTCCCTGGACTGCCACCAGGTTCTCACACAAACCAAGGTGCACCTCAGCACTCGTATACCCATCCACACACGCAACAGCATACTACCCCCAACACCACACATTCGAGTCAGCTACCGCCATTCGGTCGCACTTCGCCTCCCTTTACGCCCTCCGTCATGGACCCCTCACTGCCATCACCAACAGTGTACCAGACACCGATCCCACCTGACGCGTCGCAGTTATTCTCTGGAGCTAGCATGGCCAATGGCAACGCCAACGGCCACAGTCATGCGCGCGCTGCTTCCATCGGAGGGAACAGACACAACCGCATGAACAGCCACAGTCAAGCACCGACCACCAATGGCACGCGTCATGCCCGAGCTGCGTCGACCAAGGCCGGTGACGATCGCCGAACGCCGATCCCTGTGGGCAACCACAACCGCACAATGTCGACGATCACCATCGGCGGCCAGGACCGCATGCAGTCTGGCGACCGAGGACGTGGCATGAACGGGGGCGGAGTGCCTCATCATGAAGCGTCCCTGTCGCCTCTAGCACCTGGCCCAGCTACCATTGGCACCGTCCAGGCGCCTTTGCTACCTGTAACGGGAGGCATgggcctcgccggcgggcagGGTGCCACACCTATCGCAGGCGCGCCAGGAGGTAACCTCTCTGGCCGTGTGCAGGCGGCGCCTGAGGTGGTTGCTGGCTGGTCGGACGCCCAGCGCCTCACCGAGGCTGTGCTTCGACTGCAAGAGCAGGAAAACCTGGCTGACGACGAGATGTTGGCCGTGCTGCAAGAGTTTGAGGAGAGCAGTCGGGCCGTCACGACCTATCTGGCCCTCAAAGTCGAGCACGTCCGGCTCAACTATCTCGGTAGCATCATTACAAAACGTGGACATTCGCATGGTTAGTAGAGAGGAAAGTAGACAACAAAAAAATCGGAAGGCAAGCGCATTTTGTAGCAGTTTGTGATCTTGGTAGGCGCGACATAGGGAGCATTAGTTGTCACTTTGACAAAACCCATGCCACATCATCTTGCAGTAACTAGAGTGGTGTGCAGCAGGTGCATTGTTGATATCTACAGTATCCGATGGTTGCGAGAGCATGTCGTGGGAGCATGCTCACGCCTACTTGCtctcgccgttggcggcgccctcgccgagggacgcggcaatgtcgtcgaggacgaggatccacgcggcgcgggggtccATTTTGGAGTAGTACGTCTCGTTGCTGGGGCGTGTTAGCAGGGCATCGTATCGCTCCTCAGGGCGCGATACGCACACTCCAGCCTCCTTGAAGCCCAGACGCTCGTagaagcggcgcgcggcgtcgttgccgaCCTGGACGTGGACGAGGGCGCGGTTAATGGGCttgcgtggcggcgcgggctggaGGGCTCCGCGGGTCGTCGGGccggaggcgggcggcgtgggcgggggcggggcggtggggtgcagcgcggcgcggagggcctgcttgacgagcgcggcgccgaggccttGGGAGCGGTATGGGGCGAGGACGCTGAGCGAGggagcgcgcgtcagcgcgcgagcgagcggcggggagTCGCGGGCCAAGGCAAGCCAGCCGAGTAAACAGGCCCCTCTCGGCACAGCCCGATCAACCACTCACGCAAGAGTCAAAATCGCCAGCGTCAGCGGCTGGGTCTTGCTCCCGACAACCTCGATGCGCGCACagcacgcgccgacgggAATGTCGGCGTAGTACACGAGCTTGttgatctcgtcgagctcggggtcgagcacGTCCTTGTAGAACTTTTCGCTGTACACGATCGGGAGGACGACCGAATTGATCTTGCGGAGCGTGCCGGCCTGcggggggtgtgagctgcgTGACGGGCGAGGGGGCTGAGGATCGGCGCGGTGACGCAGAGCCTTGGGAGGCGGAGCTGTTGCTCGCGAGCAGCTCTGCCCAACCCCGTGCAAGGCAGTAGCCCCGCCAGAGGCTGGGCCTCACGGCCCAacctcgcgcctcgcgtctcgctgcgctcgacgctcggccgctcgctcgcgcactCACATTGTTCACCGTCAAGCTCGTCAGCGTCGCcttgggcgcgggcgacaccttcttcctcgcgacgccgccatTCAGGCTCACGCtctcgtgctcgccccgcGCAGTCGCAAGGTCAAGCGGGGACGACACGGTCCCTGCCGTGCTGTACGTCGCGGTGACTGCGGATGGGGCCAtggcgggggggggggggcggggtggggtaACAAAGTCGAAAGTAAAAGTGGCTCTTGTTCGCGATATCGTCAGGCGAGCAGAGGAGCAATGTTGCCGACGGGCGGACATGGCGCCATCTCCGTTGGGGCTGAAAGAAGTTGAACTGCCTGGTCGTGTTTTGGCATCGTACACACCATGAGCCAGGTCAGAGACAGCGTCCAAGGTGGGTTACGGGCAGAGAGATGGTGCATGGTCGGGCTCGCTGACGCAcgctcgcttgctcgcttCCTCGCAAcagccgccctcgcgcccatCCCTATCGCGCTGACTGTGCTCGCCTTCGTGCTGGGGTacaaggcgcgcgcggtgctcTCGCCCGTGGTCGTCAACGCGCCGTCGGGCAGCCGCGCGGCGTCATCAAAgtcgaacggcggcggcggcaagggcaagcgctCCAACTCGCCAGTGCAGGCCCCCGCGCCGGAGGCGTACTCGGACGGCGcgaccgactcggactcggacgccgacgacgaggcggccgccaacgccgccgacctcaaggcggTCCGTCCGGGCGGGGACGAGATCAAGCTTGTCTTGGTTGTGAACGACAGCCTCAAGATGACCAAGGGCAAGATTGGCGCGCAGTGCGGGCATGCCACGCTCGCGTGTTACGAGACGCTTGCGCGGAGCAACCCCGCGGTGGGTGCTTCCTTCTCGCTGTCAGACCGCACCTGCTAACCCACCCCCAGCTCATCTCAAAGTGGAAGATGTACGGCCAGCCCAAGATCGCCCTCCGCTGCGCCAACACGGaagagctcgaggcgctcgcgcgccaggcACGCGCGCTCAACCTCTGCGCGAGGACGATCCAGGACGCCGGCCGCACCCAGGTCGCGCCGGGGAGCAAGActgtgctcggcgtcggaccGGGCCCCGCGCGCTTGATCAACCAGGTCACGGGCAAGCTCAAGCTTTTGTAGCGATGCATAAGTAGATTGTGGCGGGGCTGTGGCGTGCCGAGGGGGCTGGCTTGACCCGTCGAGGgagacgacggccgcgtcctcTGCTAGAAGGAGCCTGgctcgcgctggctggcgcttGACTGGGGCGCAGCCACTGATCCGTGActtggcggcgatgatgacAGTCTAGGAATCTCACCGCATAATTGCACTGATCAGTACGGTTCAGTTTAATGACGAAACGACGCCCGGCAGCAGAGACTTGCAACTGGTCTCAACACACCGACCTGCAACCACCCCACCATGGCACCATGCTACATCTGTTGCTGCTGATCTATGTGTTCACCACTGGCCATCCCaggccacctcgccgccgcactcCACATGCTCAACGCAGGCTCAAGCCCCGCtgctcacacccacaccgcTCGCCTAGTACCGTGCGCGGTCTGGGCCCCaaccgccgtcgtcgcgtccgccAGTGCCACGGCTACGCGCGCCTCCTGGTGTCcagccgagctcggcagcctcggggccgtcaccaccgccgttgCCCAGCTTTGACCGCCGTGAgacgcgctggctggcgtgtaccgacgagacgagcgacTTGGTCGGGTGGCACAGGTGCATGAAGTTGCAGAAGCTGCGAGTGTTGTCAGTAACATTCCTTGCCAAAGCCGCGTCCCACTCACCCTTCGCGCTTGcactcgcccagctcgttcTGGCGACAGCACGCCTCACGGAAGTCGCTCACGGGCGACAGCTCGGCGTGCAGAGGCCGCATGCCGTACCATCGGTTGTTGAGCAtgtcgacggccttgccggcctcggcctcccacTCGTACCGCACGTAGACATTGCCCTCGAGGTGgtcgccgacattgtcgcAGACGTGCATCTCTTGCACATTGCCGTACTTGCAGAGCTCGCTGAGGGGTTAGCTGGGAACCACTCCGTGAACGACAGCAAACTCACATGAAGAAGTCCTCGTAGAAACGGTCAAAGTCGGCCTgcagctcctccttgctCATACTTGCGCCTTCTGGCGTGTGCGCAGGGTTGTTGTAGACGTTGGGAAGGAGGACGGTCTGAGAGAAGTTGGGCTTGATGTGTTTTCTGGGAGAGTGAGTTGTTGCCCAAATCTAGCCGCGGCTCAACTCACCTGGAGCAGCGGTCACCATGCCTGCAGGCGCCGATCTTGAGGTAAAAGGAGCAGTTGACACGGTCCTGCTCAGTGCCGCTGATGAGGTTAGCGAGGGAAGGACGCGAAGGGGAAGGGGACTACCCACTAGATGTGGGCGAGATGAGACGCCATGTTCGGCTGTG
Encoded proteins:
- the PTRH2 gene encoding Peptidyl-tRNA hydrolase 2, mitochondrial, which translates into the protein MSQVRDSVQAALAPIPIALTVLAFVLGYKARAVLSPVVVNAPSGSRAASSKSNGGGGKGKRSNSPVQAPAPEAYSDGATDSDSDADDEAAANAADLKAVRPGGDEIKLVLVVNDSLKMTKGKIGAQCGHATLACYETLARSNPALISKWKMYGQPKIALRCANTEELEALARQARALNLCARTIQDAGRTQVAPGSKTVLGVGPGPARLINQVTGKLKLL
- the SSL1 gene encoding General transcription and DNA repair factor IIH subunit SSL1: MPSDDLLYDPGADSPRSELDSDDDLDRPGPSRGRRGAGGSSKEASSSKKGKGKDSINAWEATYKRSWDVVQEDEQGGLQSAVDSYVAQRRRKRALQSEAPLRRSLVRHMFIIVDLSESMRDKDFRPSRFELTLQYLRAFVVEWFDQNPLGQVGVILLRDRLAEVLVPIGGNPQDVVKALEDKRALEPSGEPSLQNGLTMARGSMSHLPTTSSLEILVLFSAISTADPDGPQNIHQVLAELVQARVRTTIISLSAEIKICRQIAERTGGRFGVAIDEDHYRDLLWETIPPPAETIAAPVTLNVRDALNRGGRGAAGGANRPAPAGDLMVMGFPTRLPAAGEGFCACHGLLKRGGYMCPRCGSKLCDVPTDCDVCCLMVVSSPHLARSFWLLFPVANYGLVSDAGAVQAELVPACFGCDTAFPLLSSLGPDAAAHVDDGISPTGRYRCAKCSNDFCMDCDLYVHDTLHTCPGCAQ
- the SODM gene encoding Superoxide dismutase [Mn], mitochondrial, producing MMLTRFSAVARTSAMAASTRAFAASAARGKHTLPPLPYAYDALEPSISKEIMTLHHDKHHQAYVTGLNAAEEKLAGLQSSEDVKGQISLQAALKFNGGGHLNHSLFWVNLAPTGSAQTKPPTSGALAQQIQKDFGSVDNLIAEVNAATLGIQGSGWGWLGYNKKSKVLEVVTTANQDPLLTHAPIIGIDIWEHAFYIDYKNVKADYLKNIWAVINWEEAAKRFDAAV
- the SPAP8A3.06 gene encoding Splicing factor U2AF subunit, with product MASHLAHIYGTEQDRVNCSFYLKIGACRHGDRCSRKHIKPNFSQTVLLPNVYNNPAHTPEGASMSKEELQADFDRFYEDFFIELCKYGNVQEMHVCDNVGDHLEGNVYVRYEWEAEAGKAVDMLNNRWYGMRPLHAELSPVSDFREACCRQNELGECKREGFCNFMHLCHPTKSLVSSVHASQRVSRRSKLGNGGGDGPEAAELGWTPGGARSRGTGGRDDGGWGPDRARY
- the san gene encoding putative N-acetyltransferase san, producing MAPSAVTATYSTAGTVSSPLDLATARGEHESVSLNGGVARKKVSPAPKATLTSLTVNNAGTLRKINSVVLPIVYSEKFYKDVLDPELDEINKLVYYADIPVGACCARIEVVGSKTQPLTLAILTLAVLAPYRSQGLGAALVKQALRAALHPTAPPPPTPPASGPTTRGALQPAPPRKPINRALVHVQVGNDAARRFYERLGFKEAGVNETYYSKMDPRAAWILVLDDIAASLGEGAANGESK
- the Txnl4a gene encoding Thioredoxin-like protein 4A; protein product: MSYFMTHLHSGWHVDQAILVEEDRVVCIRFGHDHDPECMAMDEALYGVSEKVSNFAILYLVDVTEVPDFTKMYELYDQCTLMFFYRNKHIMIDLGTGNNNKINWAVTDKQELIDIIETVYRGASKGRGLVVAPKDYSTRHKY